CGCAGGCGTTGGATCTCGCTGTCGATCCGCCCGATCACTTGCTGCCAGTGGGCCTTGAGCTCCATTGCGACTTCAGTGTGTCTGGACTGGATGTCCTCGCGCCACTGCTCGCGCTCGCTCGCCAGCTGCTGGATGCGCGTCATCAGATCTGTCAGCGCCTTACGATCCTTGCGCTTGCGCTCGCTCAATGCCTCATTGATCCGGCTCTGTTCAGTAGAATGCTCCTCGCGGATGCGGCGCAAGTCGTCTCGACGGTTGTCTCGCTCGGTGCGCGCGACCGTCAGCTCAGGCTGCAAGGTCTCCAATGCCTCGGAGTGCTCGCCAAGCTGGCGCTCGGCGGCCTGCTGCTGATTGTCGGCATCCTTCTTGGCATCCTCGGCCAGTTGGAGGCGTTGGCGCAGGGTCTGCTCGGAGGCCGCATGCTCCGGGGTGTCGATGGCCGCCAGGTCCAATCGCAGGCCAAAGGCAGCGTCCTGCGCCGGCTCGGCCAGTGCGGGCTTTAGATCGCTGCGTTGCAGCAACGCGGGGTCGATCAGCTTGCCCAGGCGCGTCTCCCAATCGGGCTGCTCGCGACGCAGGAACTCAAGCAGGCTGTGCTGGCCGGGAAAAAGCAGACGCTGCACGGCATCCAGCTCGCGCTGGCGCCCGTCGACCTGGCGCCTCGCGGCTCGCAGAGCGGCGTCGGCTTCATTGCGCTGGCGCAGTTGCTGCTGCTCCCTGCCCTCCAGTCTGCGTACCTCGGCATCGGCTGAGTCGGAATCGGCCTCCGCCTGCTCGCGGCGCCGATCAAAAATGGCGAGAGACTGGCGCTCGTCCTCGGTGTAGCTGGCACTCTCGATCTGGGTCTCCAGGCGCTGGCGATCCAGGCCAAGCTGGACGTCCCGCTCGCGGAAGTCTTCCTGGCCGGTCTCCATTTCCGCCTGCTGGCGTTGTTGCAAGGCGCTGAGCTCGGCAGTTTGCCGTTCTAGCTGGTCCGTCCTTTGGTCCTGCAAGACCGTCTGTTGCTCGCGTAGCTCGTCGAGCTGGCGCTCGCGCTGATCCTTGATCCGCTGACCTCGCTCCAGATAATCGCGCTCCACATCCTGATGCTGATCAGTGAGCAGGCGGTACCGTCCGCGCAGGTTCTCCAGGTCCTCACGCCAGGTGCCGACCGCCTCCAGATCGATCCTGGCCTGCTCGATGTCGGCCTCCAGGAAGCTCTGGTACTGCTGCTCGATTTGCTCAAGCTCGCCCTCGTCGCGGGTGATCTCGCCCTTGCTGGCTGATCGCTGCTGGTTGAGATCATCGCGCTGCTGCGTCCAGCGCTCCTCCAGCTGATTCAGCGCTGACTCCATTTGCGCGATAGCCGCGTCGGCTTCTTCAATCAGGCGTTGCTGGCGCGGCTCATCGCTGCGATAGCCGAGCCGCAACCCACTCAGGCGCCGCTCACAAGCCAGCAGGTCCTGGTACTCGCGCTCCAGTTGCTCGAACTCCGGGCGCATGGCGTCGAATCCCTGGATCAGCCGGCTTTCGCGCATCCAGTCATCCACCCGCTGGAGCTTGAGGCCAGACGTCGGTGGGCTGACCCCGTCCTCTTCCAAAATGGCGGCAATCATGGAGCGCACGGTCTCCATCTTGCCCTCGCGCGAGTGCACCGCCTGGGCCAGTTTCTCGATATGGCGCAGCGCATGACCGGGCTCGCAAAGAGAAAACTCTCGGGCGAAGGCGCGCAGCTCACCACTGCTGGCGCCTGCGGCCAGTTGGACACGGTCGTTTTGCAGGATCGCGCGGTATTCGCGCGTATTGAGCAATCGGGTCGCGCTCACCTCCGCCTGCTTCAGTCGCCGACCCAGCTCGGCCATGCCGAAACAGCTCAGCGTGTCGCCGTGACGGCTGCGGGTGTAGTCCGCCAGGTCGAATGCCTTCTGCACCAGTCGGTAGGCGACGCCCTTGCCGTCTGCGGAGGCGGCCAGCACGGCCTGACAGGCCTGTCCATCCATGCGCTGATATTCATAGATGATAAAGCTCTGCTCGGTCGGCAGGTACCAGCGCTCGAAACTGTCTCGGGTCGATGGCACGACCCGGCTGGGATATTCGCCATAGAACACGGGCACCAGACGCTGCAGGGTTGTCTTGCCGGAGGCGTTGGTGCCGCAGATGTTGGTGTGGGCATCGACGACGAGCTCCACGACACCTTGGAGATGGGTGTTGATCAGGATGATACGGTTCAGGCTGGGCATGCGAATCCTTGCGTAACAGGGAGACCGGCGGTTGATAAAGCGGGAGTTCCGATGACAGCATCAGTCACCCGTAAACAGGGTGAGCGCTGACTGCCCATACAGTTACAGGCTCTGATCGCCGAAGCCTCGCCGTGGTCCGAACTGGGACAGACTAGCTGGTTTTCCCAATCCCCGCCCAGCATCTGCACGAGCTCCTATGCCATTCATTCGCCTGTCGACGAGCAACCGTGCAGGCAGTTTCTCAGCGCCGCAGAAGTCGTCCGTCGATCTCTGCATTCAACCTGTCTTGCTGGCGAAAGGAATCGGTCACCATATCCAACAGAAGAAGTCCGGTCGCAGTGGCATCCGAGAGATCCTTGAGCTCGGCATAGCCGTCGCCACCGGCGGCCAGGAAATCCGGCATCACCAGTCGATAGGTGACCGTCGCTCGGATCATTAGTGCGTGACATCGCGACCTTACTCGGCATCCTAACCGGGATATTCAGGCGATCGAGCGCAGCCCCGCGGCCATGGCATCCGCGTCGGTTTGCTGCAAAATCACTCGCAACTCCCCGACTTGCCGCTCCAAGAAGCGGTTTGGATCCTCAATGCCATGGAGGGCGTACCAGTCCGGCACGTCCATCAGCTCAGCCGCCAGGCGTTCGGGCGCGAGGAGCTGGTAAATGGGTTGCCAACGACCCTCGACGCGCAGGGAGAGATGGGGGTTGAGCAGGTAGTGGCCGCGGCGCACGCGCAGGAACAGCTTGCGGTTGCCCGGACCTTCGCGCGCCACTTCGTTTTTGGACAGGATGGATGACAGGTACTGTCGCTTCTTGCGTCGGGCGGGGATGATGGTGTCCGGGAAGTGCGCTAGGATCTGCTCGAAATCCGTGGCCGCCAGAAATGCTTTGCCGCCGCGCGCATAATTCTGGCCCAGGCGCTGATAGAACAGCACCATGGCGACGCAGAGCATCAGATATTCCATGATCTTGCGGTCGAGCTTGATCAGGCGCCCGTCGACCTGAATGTCCTGGCTGGGCGGCGCCAGGCGCTCAAATACCGCCGGTAATTTCTGGCGTGCATAACGCTGATCGACACAGGCGCGCTCCAGGCTGATCTGAAACGCATTCAGTCCATTGGCATCCACCAGACTGGTGTCGGCATCGCGCGTGAGCAGTTCTTCGATCAGCTCCGCGTGCCCTTGGCGGCTGGCAATCATCAGCGGGGTTTGGTTGAAGACGTTGCGGAAATCCACGCCATAGCGCTCGACCTCCCGCACGACGCCGCTGGTGTGCTTGAGCCCATAGGCCAGGTAGTGCTTTTTTTCAAGCATGCCCATGGCCTTGCCGGGGTGCTGGGCGGCGCTGAAGCCGGCGTCGATCAGCGCATTCAGCCAGCGCTGGTCGCGATAGACCAGGGCGTATTCCATCAGCGCGACGCGGGCTTTCTTTTCGCCCTGTGCGAGCGCCTTTTGCTCGAGCTCCGACAACGCCTCGCCGTGCAGAACCGTCCAGGGTACCTCGCGTTGCTTGAGGATCTGCTCGCGGATTTCGGCGGCCTGATCCTCCTTACCTTGCATTTCGAGCCGGTGGGCCTCGCGGCGCCAGTCATCAAGGCTGGAGCGTTGTTCCTCGACATCATTGACGTCCTGATGCACCTCGGTCAGGCCGAGCAGTTCGAGCAACCCCTGCTTGGGCTTGGCCTCCAAGACATAGAGGTTGCGCACGGCCCGGGTCACGGCGACATAGAGCGCATTGATGTAGAACTTATAAATCTCGAGCGACTTGTCGCTCTTGTCGCGTCCGCGCGCGTAGCGCAGTTCGCCCTGTAAGTCCTCGGGCGCCAGATCGCCGGCGATGTCGCGGTAGCGTTTTTCCTCCGCCGACAAGAAGTTGTAGAGCAGGACGTTGTCGTATTCGAGCCCCTTGGCCTCATGAATGGAAAACACCAGCGGGGTGCGGAAATGCTTGCGCACCTCCGCCTTCTGATCCGGATGCAGCACCAGGATGGCGAAGCGCGCCGAGGCGGCGGTGCGGCGATCGAGATCGCTTTTGACGGCATCGCTGTCGGCGAGCAGTCCCACCGTGCCAATCTTGGGACCACGGCTTTGGACCAGATAATTGCTCTCGCGGTCGACCGAACCAAAGCGCGCCTGCTTGATGTGCAGCAGGCGGTTGGCCATCTCGGTGATCTGCGGCGAGTTGCGGAAGTTGGCGTTGAGGATGCGTATCAGCTCGGTGGAGCCGCTCCCTGCCTCGTTGCGCTCATGCCAGAACAGCGTCTTGACCTTGGCCCAGGAGAAAAAATTCGGGTGGACGATTTGGTTGGAGTCGCCGCACAGGAGGAAGCCGGTCGGGTCATTCAAGGCGCGCAGAATGAGCAGCAGCTGGACCGCTGTGAGGTCCTGCACCTCATCGATGACGATGAAGTCATAGCGCGGCGTGATCAGCTCCAGCCAGGCATGGCTGACCAGGTTGGCGTCGAACCAGCCCTCCTCTTTCAGTAGACGCAGATAGCGCTCGAACAGGTCGTAGACGGCATCGCGCAGCTCAGGCGCATAGATCGACTGGCGCACGCCGAGGCCGCGATAGCTCTCGCGATCCAGATAGGGCCGCTCCTCGTCGGTGCCGGTGAGAGCGCCCTGGAATTCCTCGAACAAGCGATGGGTATCGCGCAACTCGCGCGGGAGCTTCTGGCGCCCAGCCCAGGCGGCGAAGGCGCGCGGGGTCATCTCACGGCCCTCGGGCACGCGGATGGTCTCGAGATACTCGCGAAAGGATAGGAAGTCGACCTCCTGGTCCTCGTTCTCGTAGCCGTTGGCGTAGTAGAGATCGCGGGCGTTCTGCACCAGGAAGGGGGAGCGGGTCACATAAAGCACCGTCCCGACGGCGTCCTTCATCTTCTCGAGCGTCAGCGCCGTCTTGCCGCTGCCGGCCGAGCCGATCACGATCAGCGGCGGCGGTTGCTGGTAGATGGCTTCCTGGTCGTTGTCGAAGCTCAGTACCTTGTCGAGCAGATGGAAACGCGGCAGCTCGGGATTCAAATACCGCAGCTCAGGTGCGTCCGCCAGAGCAATCGGGTCGGCATCCGGGATTTTCGCCTCGTCGATCACGGCTCCGCGGCTGAGGAAGCGTGATTTTTCATAGGCATGGGCGGCGATGTATTCAAGAACCAGGATGCAGCCTTCATCCCCGTGCCGATGCAGGGCGAACAGCAGACGATTGGCTTTGTCGAGCCGGGCGCGGAAGAGATTCTCGCCCACCTTCTTGACCTCGGCGGAGCGGAAATCCCCGTCGCGCAGGTAGCCGGCGAGTTTCTCGTAGCCGGGTATCTTGCGCGTGTCGAGGCCGCGGTAAGTGAGCAGGCGAAATGACATGGTGCTGGCTGTTTGGCGGGCTGTTGTAAAACCCGACATGCTAGCGGACCCCTCTGCTAAGTCAAAGTGGATACAGGCCAGTGCGAGCGCCGGGTCAGTGCGGATTGGCAGGCGCGCTTTCGCTATCCGCTGTGGCTGCTGGAGACCTTCGTCGATCCACCCCGGCCACGGTCCAGAAAAACATCTCCCGCCTGCGCCGGTTCGCGACCGGTTTGATCCAGGCAAAATCCAATGATTCCGTCTCGGCAACCATTGATAAGCTTGCCCGCAAGGTCCGCCGTGTCTTCGACTACTTGCGTATGACAGCTAACTCCAACCCCCGCGTTGGCCAAACAGCTCCCGTCGGCTAGAACGGATTTGCCGAGCGCTGGCGAGATCAGCCGGCATTTGCACCTTTCGCTTGTCCGCTTCCGACCCAGAGCTGTCAGTGGCCGTTCTATGCCCAGAGGCCGCTTCGTCCTGGTGAGCGGTCACTGAGTTCTGCCGGCTATCCGGCTGAACTCGGCAGTAAGCGGTTCCCCCTTGACCTCACAAAGTGAGACTCTTAAGTCGTGGCAAGCGGTCGCTGAAGTTCAGAAATTCTGGCGGATTAGGCAGCGACTTTGAACGCCTGTGCAATCAAATAGACAGCTATGCTTCGCGTAAGGCATCAATGACAACAGATGCAGACAGGGTGTCGAACACATCGTGGCGTGCGTGCACGGCATTCACCCAGTCTCGGCAGGTTTCGATTGAGAGCTCCGTTCCCCCTTCTTCTCCGAGCCCAGGCGGTAGGAGCTGATGGTAGTGATCGCGCAGTGCCGTGACGGCATAGGCCAAGTGCTCTCGTCGCTCACGAGCATCATCAGGCAAGGTATTGAAAGACGAAACGACCCAGACACAGCCGTCGATAAATGCTTGAACGGCGCTGGACCATTGGGGTTGAATTCGCTCGACATAGCTTTGCAGCACCCTGCCGTCAACCCCCTCGATTTCGGTCAATTGTAGCCAGTCGGATAGATGATCGATCATGGCCTTGAAGGCGCTGATGGCCTCTGTGAATCGTTTGACAGCAGCGATTTCGACCGTATCCCAGCATGAAATTCCAGTGGCGCCCCACTCCTTTTCGGACACGGGACGCCAGACCTGATCCAGCCATCGAAGCTCGGAGCTTGATCCATCCAGGGTCAGACGGTACATCGGCATCGTCCGGACCTGGCGATCCAGACTGCGCCCTTTGAACGTCGACAGGATGACGATGTGCTCCCATTGGTGTTCCAATGTTCTGGTTTGAGGCTCGCTGAGCCCAGCCTCTTGGACCCCTTGTCGCAACAGCGGATGCGCAAGGGATATCGCCGTCAGCATGTGCTCGGGCGTTGCACTGTCCATCCGGATCCAAAGCGCTGGAGCCTCGTTCCAGCTTGCTGGCTTCGCCATGAGAGAACATTGGACGCCTTGGGTTTCCAGGGCTCGCAGCTCACGCTCGATGCGCGTCGGTATCGCGAGCACCGAGGCTATGAAGCGTGCCGTTGCCCGGTGCTTCGGGTTGTCCCAGTGTGTCGTCGGTTGTTCGAGATAGGCGCTCCAAAGGGCTGTGACCTCGCGAAAAGACTGGCTTTCGAGCCGATCTTGATGATCGAGTGTTTCCGCTGGCATCCTCGCGGAGAAGAGTCGGCGGAACTCTCGTTGAAACCCCATTAAGGCGGAGTCCGCATCGGTCAGATTCAGCTGCGTCAAGTGTGGTGGTGCGAGATTCCCACCCAACTCGCCGAGTTTGGCCTCGATCAGTGCGCGGAATAACTGCGCGTCTGACTCCCCTTCCGCGCACTGGATGCAGAAGTAGGGCTGAGACTGCCCCAGGAAATTCCCAAGTCCTCTGAACAGCTCCGACCGATAGCGGAGGAAGCGACGATAAGGACTGATTGCGAATCCTAGCTGCAAATTCGACGGGCTCTTCTGTCGGCTGTCTCCTTGTCGCATCTCGCTCACAAACCCCCATTCATCGACAGCTTGCCGAGGCAGCGAGGGAGCCTGGCTTAGAGACTGCTGAAGGCTTGTCCAATTGGCAAAATTCAGTCTATCCGCCAGGTGTTTACGTTTGTGCTTGTCCTTGAAATGGGCGACCAAGGCCCGTCGCAGCTCCCGCATCGTCGAAGCGATCGCTTCTCGAATAGCCCAGAGCTCGGACAGGTACTGCTGCCAGTCATCGGGGCGCAAGCGCTGCTCGATCAAGGCGCCGCAGATACTGTTGAGGCGCACGGCCCAATGCGGCGGGATGCGGGATGGTTTGATGGAGGTCGTGGTGCTGTCGTGATCCAGGGAGAAAAGGATCCGATGTCCATAGCCCTGACTGCCATAACCCGCATGATCGGGGTAGATCCCACGCAAGAGTTCGACCCGTTTGATCGCTTCGGTATGCAGTCGGTCCTTGTGCTCCTCGTCGCCATCGGAGCTTGGCTCGACGTCCTCAGTGCCGTCCGACCATGACACCAGAAAATGCGCGCGGACGATTCCGCTTCGATCCTCGATCCAAGGGGTATCCGTCTCTCGGCGAAAGCGTTCGACGATGTCCTCCCGGTATCGCTCGAGCCAAAGTGTCATCCGACGGCTGTCGAGCTCCCAGCATCCGCGTAGCAGATCGGCAATCGTTCGAAGCTCCAGGTCTTGCGGCACCAGATTCAGATCGACTGCGGCGAGCCAGTCGCGGAGATGGTCATGGATCTCCCAACGTCCAACCCAGTCGCTCACCTCCGCGATCGCGGCCCAATCCGGGTGCGTGGTCGGCGGTCTTGGAGAATCCCTCCGTTTGCTCAACCATTCCCGAGCCGGTGCCGTGGCCAACGACTTGGGTGGCTGCCGATCGAGCACCGACTGCATCTGAGCCTTGCGCTCGGCGGGAATCGCACCGAGGTCTTTCCAGACCGCCGTTCCATGGGGAGGATTGAGGTCGGCGAGATCCAGATCGAGCATCATGTTCCACGCCGAGCCGTGCTGGCGCCGAATTTCCTCGACCATGCCTGCGATCTGCTCGACATACTGTTGGACACCCCACCAGAGCAAGACGCGCAGCACGGCGCCGAAGACCTGCCAGGTTGGCGGTTGCCAGCCCTCAACGTACAGGGTCATTCCTGGCATCGCTTGGGCCCGGCGAGAGGCCAGATGCAGCAGGAAGACCTCGACATCGGTATCGGGGATCAACTCAAGACAATCTTGAGCGAGTTCGAGCACATCGAAGCTCATCCCCTCACAGAGGAGGATGTCCGTGAGCAGTCGGGAGCGAACAGGATGCAAACCATCCAGCAAAAGCCCCTGCTCCAGGGAGCGGATCAGGTATTCACGCTCCAATCGCTCGACGAGGAAGCCGAGATCCGCATCTGGGAAGCGCTTCCGCAAGGCGAGCACCTCAAGTCGTCCTCCGAGTGCCGACGCGAAAGCGACGAGTGCCAGTAGGCGAAGCTCCACGCGAGAGCCGTCTCCGCGATGAATATCCGTCCGGATTCGCTTGACCTGAGCCAATAGCTTCTCGCGGAGGGACTCGGATCGATTGACCAGATAGACGAATTCCAACAGAGGTCCTTCGCCATCATTACCACCGAGGAATCGAGCCCAGGCTTCATCGAAGGAGAGAAACTGCCCTGGCGTCTCCGGTCGAGAGAGTTGGCCATAGATGGCCTGAGCTTCAGCTCGATCCAAGCTCAGTGAGATGTCCTCGAATCCAACATCCGCCCGGGAATGGGTCGCCCGGCGCCAATCCTCTTCCCGAACCGTGACCAACACGCGGATCTGGGGAATACGCGCCAGCTCTTCGACGAGCAGCGTCCAGCCTTGGTCGTGGGGGCGAACGTCGACATAGATGACGATGGGTGCGCC
Above is a genomic segment from Thiorhodovibrio litoralis containing:
- a CDS encoding ATP-binding protein, which codes for MPSLNRIILINTHLQGVVELVVDAHTNICGTNASGKTTLQRLVPVFYGEYPSRVVPSTRDSFERWYLPTEQSFIIYEYQRMDGQACQAVLAASADGKGVAYRLVQKAFDLADYTRSRHGDTLSCFGMAELGRRLKQAEVSATRLLNTREYRAILQNDRVQLAAGASSGELRAFAREFSLCEPGHALRHIEKLAQAVHSREGKMETVRSMIAAILEEDGVSPPTSGLKLQRVDDWMRESRLIQGFDAMRPEFEQLEREYQDLLACERRLSGLRLGYRSDEPRQQRLIEEADAAIAQMESALNQLEERWTQQRDDLNQQRSASKGEITRDEGELEQIEQQYQSFLEADIEQARIDLEAVGTWREDLENLRGRYRLLTDQHQDVERDYLERGQRIKDQRERQLDELREQQTVLQDQRTDQLERQTAELSALQQRQQAEMETGQEDFRERDVQLGLDRQRLETQIESASYTEDERQSLAIFDRRREQAEADSDSADAEVRRLEGREQQQLRQRNEADAALRAARRQVDGRQRELDAVQRLLFPGQHSLLEFLRREQPDWETRLGKLIDPALLQRSDLKPALAEPAQDAAFGLRLDLAAIDTPEHAASEQTLRQRLQLAEDAKKDADNQQQAAERQLGEHSEALETLQPELTVARTERDNRRDDLRRIREEHSTEQSRINEALSERKRKDRKALTDLMTRIQQLASEREQWREDIQSRHTEVAMELKAHWQQVIGRIDSEIQRLRTAIDERKQQAQTELDACEQWYQGELKSRGVDEQAIMTLKQQISQLDERIERTERRRPEVLRYDDWYQRSWLKRKPALQQALEDSRRRAAELDQELNAATSAFKTERGRLEAERAQAKLRKDEAQEQLNRLKILLRRMGELRLSGDGAPPDGALDERLRQGEKQLYVREQALDAVKVLVEHFDTLIASNAGSSLAEFWERSRADCMLVGEREIPALDHRKLVPHLEQLLKVLLPQSLTALREQGRLFGIDLNSYYDVLADIDQRIATQSARITREVAEDLSLDGVSDSAVRIRSRITELEFWPELKAFIHAFREWRDEDFSGLPDEDYVSSMRRALDIIGRSAQSGGVAGLLEIELRLREGQSDLVIRTDRQLNESSSHGMAYMILCKFLLAFTRLLRGRAPVTIHWPIDELGTLHNHNVKKIFDACAANDIRVLGAFPNPDSEILGLFANRYIVDKQTRQLQIVKPRIDAIAAKLRQRGAGDRGEVASKPDHAAGAYPEEGL
- a CDS encoding UvrD-helicase domain-containing protein, which codes for MSFRLLTYRGLDTRKIPGYEKLAGYLRDGDFRSAEVKKVGENLFRARLDKANRLLFALHRHGDEGCILVLEYIAAHAYEKSRFLSRGAVIDEAKIPDADPIALADAPELRYLNPELPRFHLLDKVLSFDNDQEAIYQQPPPLIVIGSAGSGKTALTLEKMKDAVGTVLYVTRSPFLVQNARDLYYANGYENEDQEVDFLSFREYLETIRVPEGREMTPRAFAAWAGRQKLPRELRDTHRLFEEFQGALTGTDEERPYLDRESYRGLGVRQSIYAPELRDAVYDLFERYLRLLKEEGWFDANLVSHAWLELITPRYDFIVIDEVQDLTAVQLLLILRALNDPTGFLLCGDSNQIVHPNFFSWAKVKTLFWHERNEAGSGSTELIRILNANFRNSPQITEMANRLLHIKQARFGSVDRESNYLVQSRGPKIGTVGLLADSDAVKSDLDRRTAASARFAILVLHPDQKAEVRKHFRTPLVFSIHEAKGLEYDNVLLYNFLSAEEKRYRDIAGDLAPEDLQGELRYARGRDKSDKSLEIYKFYINALYVAVTRAVRNLYVLEAKPKQGLLELLGLTEVHQDVNDVEEQRSSLDDWRREAHRLEMQGKEDQAAEIREQILKQREVPWTVLHGEALSELEQKALAQGEKKARVALMEYALVYRDQRWLNALIDAGFSAAQHPGKAMGMLEKKHYLAYGLKHTSGVVREVERYGVDFRNVFNQTPLMIASRQGHAELIEELLTRDADTSLVDANGLNAFQISLERACVDQRYARQKLPAVFERLAPPSQDIQVDGRLIKLDRKIMEYLMLCVAMVLFYQRLGQNYARGGKAFLAATDFEQILAHFPDTIIPARRKKRQYLSSILSKNEVAREGPGNRKLFLRVRRGHYLLNPHLSLRVEGRWQPIYQLLAPERLAAELMDVPDWYALHGIEDPNRFLERQVGELRVILQQTDADAMAAGLRSIA